Proteins encoded by one window of Synechococcus sp. WH 7805:
- a CDS encoding DUF2103 domain-containing protein, protein MGRLVITHSTYLEGLIPWLKELVADPAIQTITPGVISRVRGRCTALQLRISTPVQGGFKVMARRGSTVQEVFVVTPLSKEELRVRIDESSP, encoded by the coding sequence GTGGGACGCCTGGTGATCACGCACAGCACTTACCTGGAAGGTCTGATTCCCTGGCTCAAGGAGTTGGTTGCAGATCCTGCCATTCAAACAATCACTCCAGGTGTGATCAGTCGCGTGAGAGGTCGCTGCACAGCTTTACAGCTTCGAATCTCAACACCGGTGCAAGGGGGATTCAAGGTCATGGCCCGCAGAGGCTCCACCGTTCAGGAAGTCTTTGTCGTGACACCGCTGAGCAAAGAGGAATTACGGGTAAGGATTGACGAATCGAGCCCTTGA
- a CDS encoding glycoside hydrolase family 104 protein, with product MTSLARLICRVLPAVSASVLPLLSLSAPAEAVLPPVGNDRSRLVMLPEEAQMSALPYVITPERRAMLNTIRFAEGTWKGGLDLGYRVMFGGGLMRSLDRHPNRVIYSSRYASAAAGAYQFMPFTWDLVKRSLGVRGFGPEVQDQGALFLIQRRKALSLTDTGVMTPILAAKLAPEWASFPTLRGRSYYGQPVKRFTNLKGFYNLNLAQLRQIRDAKRESLSADSSQTDSGMPKAPVCTGPTILCDMP from the coding sequence ATGACTTCCCTTGCTCGTTTGATCTGTCGTGTTCTTCCGGCGGTATCAGCAAGCGTCTTGCCCTTGTTGTCTTTATCAGCTCCTGCGGAGGCCGTTCTTCCTCCGGTGGGGAACGATCGTTCTCGTCTGGTGATGCTTCCTGAGGAAGCCCAGATGTCGGCTCTCCCCTACGTCATCACCCCGGAACGTCGGGCGATGCTCAACACCATTCGTTTTGCAGAGGGAACCTGGAAGGGTGGCCTCGATCTGGGTTACAGGGTGATGTTCGGTGGTGGACTGATGCGATCGTTGGATCGTCATCCCAACAGGGTGATTTATTCCTCCCGTTATGCCAGTGCTGCAGCGGGTGCTTATCAGTTCATGCCCTTCACCTGGGATTTAGTGAAGCGCAGCCTCGGCGTTCGTGGTTTCGGTCCGGAAGTTCAGGATCAGGGTGCGTTGTTTCTGATTCAGCGCCGCAAGGCTTTGAGCCTGACCGATACAGGTGTCATGACACCGATTCTTGCGGCCAAACTGGCCCCAGAATGGGCATCCTTTCCCACACTGCGCGGACGCAGCTATTACGGGCAGCCTGTGAAGCGTTTCACCAATCTCAAAGGTTTTTACAACTTGAATTTGGCCCAGCTGCGCCAGATTCGTGATGCCAAGAGAGAATCCTTGTCGGCCGATTCTTCTCAAACTGATTCCGGCATGCCGAAAGCCCCTGTTTGCACAGGTCCCACCATTCTTTGTGACATGCCCTGA
- a CDS encoding ATP-dependent DNA ligase has protein sequence MDAFATLIDSLDQSTGTTRKVDLIAEHLHAGDAHDNAWSTLLLMGEKRRRLMTGRRLRDVLQACDAIPDWLFEDCQSHVGDSAETLALLWPQLKGAIPPQSVDSTLKHWISTIETHPPLHWWMEQLLPALAALEPQLQSAALLTIWSTLPDERHFLFNKLLTGGFRIGVARGLVVKAIAKGFSLEEALVLERLMAPQEPSQRWFEGLTAAPEAERVNRGPVPYPFFLASPLQSDTLRDTQAKDWWVEHKWDGIRGQLIKRESGTYLWSRGEELINEQFPELIEMAASLPDDTVLDGEVICWRVDADRPRPFSDLQRRLGRKSVSRKLREECPICFVAYDLLESQGQDRRSRTLEERLIAMDELLSPMNKARSAGQLRISAGETLSAWEDLDTLRQRAVNEGAEGLMLKQMQSPYLSGRKRGHWWKHKRDPMTLDAVLIYAQAGRGRRANLFTDYTFALWDRRSSDPEEHQLVTFAKAYSGLSDREILDLDRWIRSNTRERFGPTRSVNPELVFEVGFEGIQPSKRHKCGLAVRFPRILRWRQDRSAESADSLEQAKQLCDNEDLRIQSEQMTHQNGLKRIQE, from the coding sequence ATGGATGCCTTCGCCACCTTGATTGACAGCCTGGATCAATCCACAGGCACGACGCGCAAGGTTGACCTGATCGCCGAGCATCTGCACGCCGGCGACGCCCACGACAACGCCTGGAGCACGTTGCTGCTCATGGGCGAAAAACGAAGGCGACTGATGACCGGTCGCCGGCTTCGGGACGTTCTTCAGGCCTGCGACGCCATTCCCGACTGGCTCTTCGAGGATTGCCAGAGTCACGTCGGTGATTCCGCTGAAACGCTGGCCCTGCTCTGGCCGCAGCTCAAGGGGGCGATCCCGCCACAGTCGGTTGATTCCACGCTGAAACACTGGATCAGCACAATTGAGACCCATCCACCACTGCATTGGTGGATGGAACAGCTGCTACCGGCGCTGGCTGCGCTTGAACCCCAGCTCCAGAGCGCCGCGCTGCTCACGATCTGGAGCACCCTGCCTGACGAGCGCCATTTTCTGTTCAACAAGCTGCTCACCGGAGGCTTCCGCATCGGAGTTGCCAGAGGGCTGGTGGTCAAAGCGATCGCCAAGGGGTTTTCGCTTGAGGAGGCTTTGGTCCTGGAACGATTGATGGCACCACAGGAGCCGTCGCAACGCTGGTTTGAAGGACTGACGGCAGCACCAGAAGCGGAGCGGGTCAATCGTGGACCGGTCCCCTATCCCTTCTTTCTGGCCAGCCCCCTTCAGAGCGACACCCTTCGGGACACGCAAGCCAAGGACTGGTGGGTGGAACACAAATGGGATGGGATCCGGGGTCAACTGATCAAGCGCGAATCCGGAACGTATCTATGGAGTCGTGGAGAGGAATTGATCAATGAACAGTTTCCTGAGCTGATCGAGATGGCGGCTTCCCTTCCGGATGACACGGTTCTCGATGGCGAAGTGATCTGCTGGAGAGTCGATGCGGATCGGCCCCGACCCTTCAGTGATCTGCAGCGCCGTCTGGGACGCAAGAGTGTGAGCCGCAAACTCCGTGAGGAGTGCCCGATCTGCTTCGTGGCCTATGACCTGCTGGAAAGCCAAGGACAGGATCGTCGCAGCAGAACGCTTGAAGAGCGTTTGATCGCGATGGACGAACTCCTCTCCCCAATGAACAAGGCCCGATCAGCGGGACAGTTACGTATCAGCGCCGGGGAGACGCTCAGCGCGTGGGAGGACCTCGACACCCTTCGCCAGCGTGCCGTCAATGAAGGTGCTGAAGGGCTGATGCTGAAACAGATGCAGTCCCCCTACTTGAGTGGGCGCAAACGCGGTCACTGGTGGAAACACAAGCGCGATCCCATGACCCTGGATGCGGTGCTGATCTACGCCCAGGCAGGACGTGGACGCCGGGCCAATCTGTTCACCGATTACACCTTCGCGCTCTGGGACCGTCGATCGTCAGATCCTGAAGAACATCAACTCGTGACCTTTGCCAAGGCCTACTCCGGCCTAAGCGACCGAGAGATTCTCGATCTCGATCGCTGGATTCGCTCAAACACGCGGGAGCGTTTCGGACCCACCCGCTCTGTGAACCCGGAGCTGGTGTTTGAAGTCGGTTTCGAAGGCATTCAGCCATCCAAACGACATAAATGTGGACTGGCAGTTCGATTTCCCAGAATTCTGCGTTGGCGCCAAGACCGTTCGGCTGAAAGTGCCGATTCGCTCGAGCAGGCGAAGCAGCTTTGCGACAACGAAGATCTGAGAATCCAGTCAGAACAAATGACTCACCAAAATGGTCTGAAGAGAATTCAAGAATGA
- the aroB gene encoding 3-dehydroquinate synthase, which yields MEPQARIRVALERNPYDVIIGRGQLNHVGDAISALQVREGTRILVVSNPDVADHYAAQCLTSLETGGFRPVLLQIDAGEEQKTLDTFRIILDAAQRNGLERTSLMLALGGGVVGDMTGFAAACWLRGIRVVQVPTTLLAMVDASIGGKTGVNHACGKNLIGAFHQPSLVLIDPLTLRTLPTREFRAGMAEVIKYGVIGDPELFDRLEQADDLSEPGRMDQELLQMILERSAQAKAAVVAADEREGGRRAILNYGHTFGHVVETLTRYGTWLHGEAVAIGMAAVGDLAVIKGLWTETDQQRQLTLIRKAGLPTQWPSLAIDRVLDTLRSDKKVRHGQLRFVVPNAIGSVLISDQISDDDVRQCLEGQH from the coding sequence ATGGAACCACAAGCCAGGATCCGTGTTGCCCTCGAACGCAACCCCTATGACGTGATCATCGGTCGGGGACAGCTCAACCATGTGGGTGACGCAATCTCTGCGCTGCAAGTGCGAGAAGGCACCCGAATTCTTGTGGTGAGCAACCCGGATGTCGCAGATCACTACGCCGCTCAATGCCTGACCAGTCTCGAGACAGGAGGTTTCAGGCCGGTGCTCCTCCAGATCGATGCTGGCGAGGAGCAGAAAACCCTCGACACCTTCAGGATCATTCTTGACGCCGCACAACGGAACGGTCTGGAACGCACCTCCTTGATGCTGGCCCTAGGTGGCGGAGTGGTGGGTGACATGACTGGATTCGCTGCTGCCTGTTGGCTACGAGGCATCCGGGTGGTGCAGGTTCCCACGACACTTCTGGCGATGGTGGATGCCTCGATCGGAGGCAAAACCGGAGTCAATCATGCCTGTGGAAAAAACTTGATTGGGGCATTTCATCAACCATCGCTGGTGTTGATTGATCCCCTCACATTGAGAACACTGCCCACAAGGGAGTTCCGTGCCGGGATGGCGGAAGTGATCAAATACGGAGTGATCGGCGATCCTGAACTGTTTGATCGTCTCGAACAGGCTGACGATCTCAGCGAGCCAGGCAGGATGGATCAGGAGTTGCTGCAGATGATTCTCGAGCGATCCGCTCAGGCCAAAGCTGCAGTGGTTGCCGCCGATGAACGGGAAGGCGGACGCCGGGCGATTCTCAATTACGGCCATACCTTCGGTCATGTCGTGGAGACACTCACGCGCTATGGCACGTGGCTGCATGGTGAGGCCGTTGCCATCGGAATGGCAGCTGTTGGTGATCTTGCCGTCATCAAAGGCCTCTGGACGGAGACAGATCAGCAACGTCAGTTGACCCTGATCCGTAAGGCCGGGCTACCCACCCAATGGCCTTCACTGGCAATCGACAGAGTGCTTGACACACTTCGCTCTGACAAAAAGGTCCGCCACGGGCAGTTGCGATTCGTCGTGCCGAATGCCATTGGATCGGTGCTAATCAGTGATCAGATCAGTGATGACGACGTCAGGCAGTGTCTAGAGGGCCAGCACTGA
- a CDS encoding TIGR04168 family protein — MEQLGADALLFVGDLSDGDLRLVKRIKQLACPVAVILGNHDRGKDRSGALLQQQLTLLGELNCSWALRSWQAPAVGIVGARPCSAGGGFHLSHAVQAVFGPVTEEESARRIVAAAGRVPDDWPLVVLAHSGPTGLGSDASSPCGRDWKQPAIDWGDRDLALALDRMQRRRRADLVVFGHMHHHLRGGKGERITFHRDRVGTLYVNAACVPRTGVDASGQPLHHFTWVEFDGTLPTLVSHRWYRPQGDLAYEQTLHRLSAWGPD, encoded by the coding sequence GTGGAGCAACTGGGCGCCGATGCCCTCTTGTTCGTGGGTGATCTCAGTGATGGTGACCTGAGGCTGGTCAAACGGATCAAGCAGCTGGCCTGTCCGGTGGCGGTCATCCTTGGCAACCATGATCGGGGCAAAGACCGTAGTGGTGCTCTTCTCCAGCAGCAGTTGACTCTGCTGGGCGAACTCAACTGTTCATGGGCACTCCGTTCCTGGCAGGCCCCTGCTGTCGGCATTGTCGGCGCCCGTCCCTGCAGCGCCGGAGGAGGGTTTCACCTCTCTCACGCGGTTCAAGCTGTGTTCGGTCCGGTGACGGAAGAGGAATCGGCCAGGCGGATCGTTGCAGCCGCAGGTCGTGTTCCCGACGACTGGCCGCTTGTGGTGCTTGCCCATAGCGGTCCCACTGGGTTGGGGTCTGATGCTTCGAGTCCCTGCGGGCGGGACTGGAAACAACCGGCGATTGATTGGGGTGATCGTGATCTTGCGTTGGCCTTGGATCGCATGCAACGGCGGCGGCGTGCTGATCTCGTGGTGTTTGGGCATATGCACCACCATCTGCGCGGGGGTAAAGGCGAACGCATCACCTTTCACCGCGACCGGGTGGGCACGCTGTACGTGAATGCAGCCTGTGTCCCACGCACGGGTGTGGATGCATCGGGGCAACCCCTCCATCACTTCACCTGGGTTGAATTTGATGGCACCCTGCCCACGCTGGTGAGTCATCGCTGGTATAGGCCGCAGGGGGACCTCGCTTACGAACAGACGCTCCACCGCCTGAGCGCGTGGGGACCCGATTGA
- the nadA gene encoding quinolinate synthase NadA, translating into MSADTALVAAINRLRKERNAVILAHYYQEPAIQDIADFIGDSLELSRKAASTDADVIVFCGVHFMAETAKILSPEKTVVLPDLDAGCSLADDCPADEFARFRAEHPDHLVVSYINCTAAVKAQSDLICTSSNAVDLVNQLPADRPILFAPDQNLGRWVQRQSGRDLTLWPGRCIVHETFSEEAVLRLKLENPKAEVIAHPECQENLLDLADFIGSTSKLLNYTQTSCSDTFIVLTEPGILHQMKQRVPDKTLIDVPGLDGCSCNACPYMRLNTLEKLRDCLENLAPQIAMEESLRSDAEAPIRRMLEMSR; encoded by the coding sequence ATGAGCGCTGACACCGCCCTTGTTGCGGCGATCAACCGACTCCGCAAGGAACGCAACGCTGTGATCCTTGCGCATTACTACCAGGAGCCGGCAATCCAGGACATCGCTGATTTCATCGGCGATTCCCTCGAGCTCTCACGAAAAGCGGCAAGCACCGATGCAGATGTGATCGTGTTCTGCGGCGTTCATTTCATGGCTGAAACCGCAAAAATCCTCAGTCCAGAAAAAACAGTTGTTCTGCCGGACCTCGACGCGGGATGCTCCCTGGCGGATGACTGTCCAGCCGATGAATTCGCCAGATTCCGCGCTGAGCATCCGGATCACCTTGTGGTGAGCTACATCAATTGCACCGCGGCGGTGAAAGCACAGAGTGATCTGATCTGCACCAGCAGCAATGCTGTGGACCTGGTCAATCAGCTGCCGGCCGACCGGCCGATCTTGTTTGCTCCAGATCAGAATCTCGGCCGTTGGGTGCAGCGCCAGAGCGGCCGTGACCTCACCCTCTGGCCAGGACGTTGCATCGTCCATGAAACCTTCAGTGAAGAGGCGGTGTTACGCCTGAAGCTCGAGAATCCCAAAGCTGAGGTAATCGCTCACCCGGAATGCCAGGAGAATCTTCTGGATCTGGCCGATTTCATCGGCTCCACCAGCAAACTGCTCAATTACACACAAACAAGCTGTTCCGACACTTTCATTGTGTTGACTGAGCCGGGGATTCTCCATCAGATGAAGCAGCGGGTGCCGGACAAAACGCTGATCGATGTACCAGGACTCGATGGCTGCAGCTGCAACGCCTGTCCCTACATGCGTCTGAACACGCTGGAGAAGCTGCGCGATTGTCTTGAAAACCTTGCGCCTCAGATCGCCATGGAGGAATCGCTCCGTTCTGATGCCGAGGCTCCGATCCGCCGCATGCTCGAGATGAGTCGCTGA
- a CDS encoding class I SAM-dependent methyltransferase: protein MVSDVCCPAWLLDRLRQSGGEVPFSLFMHWALHDPDHGAYGSGRLAVGPEGDFTTSPSLGEDFAELLVDQLVDWLQALAEFHPDDRLSVVDVGPGEGTLTAQLIPLLLSKAPGLVDRLDCVLVECNPGMELRQKQRLGASPAIPCRWSSLEDLRLNPLVGVVVAHELLDALSVERLVLRSGTLQRQMVRLRDEGSSAQIHLAEGPFDGELRARFQSECDRSGMVIPPVGAEDGWTTEWHASVAPWMRDAAAAVKQGVLLVVDYAFEADRYYTCHRSDGTLLAYQQQVATNDVLRNAGTQDITAHLCVDGVVAAAEMHGWMFEGHRRQGEALLALGLAERFSALQSLPAAQLGEALRRRETLLRLVDPSCLGDLRWMVFHRQNERPENALGQLSRLLRDPQQVSAGPLDTA from the coding sequence ATGGTCTCGGATGTGTGCTGCCCAGCCTGGTTGCTGGACCGACTTCGGCAATCCGGAGGAGAGGTTCCCTTCTCACTGTTCATGCACTGGGCCCTTCACGACCCCGACCACGGGGCGTATGGATCGGGCCGTCTTGCGGTCGGGCCGGAAGGCGACTTCACAACATCGCCATCTCTCGGGGAGGACTTCGCTGAACTGCTTGTGGATCAGCTGGTGGATTGGCTTCAAGCCCTGGCTGAATTCCATCCTGATGACCGCCTCTCAGTGGTGGATGTGGGCCCGGGTGAAGGCACTCTCACCGCCCAGCTCATCCCCCTGCTTCTCAGCAAGGCACCTGGATTGGTCGATCGTTTGGACTGCGTTCTTGTGGAGTGCAACCCAGGCATGGAACTGCGGCAGAAGCAGCGCCTAGGCGCTAGCCCTGCCATTCCCTGCCGCTGGAGTTCACTCGAGGACTTACGCCTTAACCCCTTGGTCGGCGTTGTGGTGGCACATGAGCTGCTGGATGCTCTCTCCGTTGAGCGGTTGGTGCTCAGATCCGGAACCTTGCAACGTCAGATGGTTCGTCTCCGAGACGAGGGTTCCTCAGCACAGATTCATCTGGCGGAGGGGCCGTTCGATGGAGAGCTCAGGGCACGGTTCCAGAGTGAATGTGATCGCTCAGGAATGGTGATCCCACCCGTTGGAGCCGAGGATGGCTGGACCACGGAATGGCATGCATCCGTTGCCCCCTGGATGCGTGATGCCGCTGCGGCAGTGAAACAGGGTGTGCTGCTGGTGGTGGATTATGCCTTTGAAGCTGATCGCTATTACACCTGCCATCGCAGCGATGGAACGTTGCTGGCCTATCAACAGCAGGTCGCAACCAATGATGTCCTTCGCAATGCCGGTACCCAGGACATCACGGCCCATCTCTGTGTGGACGGAGTGGTTGCAGCAGCTGAAATGCATGGCTGGATGTTTGAAGGACATCGCCGTCAAGGGGAGGCTCTTCTTGCTCTTGGCTTGGCCGAACGATTCAGTGCCCTTCAATCCCTTCCCGCTGCGCAACTGGGAGAGGCACTGCGCCGTCGAGAAACTCTGCTGCGCCTGGTGGATCCTTCCTGTCTCGGTGACCTGCGCTGGATGGTGTTCCATCGGCAGAACGAAAGACCAGAGAATGCCCTCGGGCAACTCAGCCGTTTACTGCGGGATCCTCAACAGGTCAGTGCTGGCCCTCTAGACACTGCCTGA
- a CDS encoding carbohydrate ABC transporter permease, whose protein sequence is MKSEVDRSRTLTAWGFLSPALILLGLSVLIPAAMALVMSFTQTGLDVSEPLRFIGFANLRRLAGDPMFYKVLGTTLLYLFGVVPPIVLGALSLAVLVNRAIPSIHIIRAAFYTPVLVSIVVAAIAFRWLYAENGLINGWLGALIGSGFIPIDFLTNPLLALPSVMLVTLWKGLGYYMVIFLGGLQGIPAELYEAAELDGSEGWRKHLDITLPLLRPYLTLVAVISAIAATKVFEEVFLMTQGGPADSTRTLVYYVYDQAFAELEISYACTIGLALFLIVLLLSAVRLAFTDDRPLI, encoded by the coding sequence ATGAAATCCGAGGTTGATCGCAGCAGAACCCTCACGGCCTGGGGCTTTCTGAGTCCTGCGCTCATCCTGCTTGGTTTGTCGGTGCTGATTCCAGCCGCAATGGCGCTGGTCATGAGCTTCACGCAAACTGGTCTTGATGTTTCCGAACCTTTGCGTTTCATCGGATTCGCCAATCTGCGGCGGTTGGCAGGCGATCCGATGTTCTACAAAGTTCTAGGAACGACTTTGTTGTATCTCTTCGGAGTTGTACCACCGATTGTTCTCGGTGCCCTGAGTTTGGCTGTGCTTGTGAACAGGGCGATTCCATCAATTCACATCATCAGGGCTGCTTTTTACACCCCGGTGCTCGTTTCGATTGTTGTTGCAGCCATCGCCTTTCGATGGCTTTATGCGGAAAACGGACTGATCAACGGCTGGCTCGGCGCTCTCATCGGCTCTGGATTCATTCCGATTGATTTCCTCACCAACCCTCTTCTGGCACTTCCTTCGGTGATGTTGGTCACGCTGTGGAAAGGATTGGGTTACTACATGGTGATTTTCCTGGGCGGACTTCAAGGGATACCTGCTGAGCTGTATGAGGCAGCTGAACTCGATGGCAGTGAAGGCTGGAGGAAACATCTTGATATCACCCTTCCTCTGTTACGCCCATATCTCACTTTGGTTGCAGTGATTTCAGCGATTGCAGCCACCAAGGTATTTGAAGAGGTGTTTCTGATGACTCAGGGTGGACCTGCAGATTCCACACGCACGCTTGTTTATTACGTCTACGACCAAGCGTTTGCGGAGCTTGAGATCAGTTATGCCTGCACAATCGGTCTGGCTCTATTCCTGATCGTCCTGTTGCTGTCAGCCGTTCGACTGGCCTTCACGGATGATCGTCCACTCATCTGA
- a CDS encoding ligase-associated DNA damage response exonuclease gives MPLLEHTDSGLYCRAADAWIDPSRPVRRALITHAHADHARPGCHEYWAVDSSEGVLRQRLGQEITLHAMPYGRQFWLNQACVSFHSAGHVLGSAQIRLCVEGEVWVVTGDYKRCDDPSCEPFELVPCDVLITEATFGLPIYAWEPGYRVAEQIRAWWQGEQEHPSLLFCYSFGKAQRLMAELHAIGVEDEVLLHGAVETVTRSYREAGIAMTPSCPVSAISSKDPLAGRLILAPPSAHRSAWMRRFRSPQTAFASGWMAVRGARRRRGYERGFVLSDHADWQGLIRTVLDSGARTIYVTHGQNDVLSRFLRERHGLDARPLEQLS, from the coding sequence ATGCCGCTTCTCGAACACACCGACAGCGGTCTCTATTGCCGCGCTGCTGATGCCTGGATCGATCCGTCTAGACCTGTCAGACGCGCGCTGATCACCCATGCCCACGCTGATCATGCCAGGCCTGGCTGCCACGAATACTGGGCTGTTGATTCATCCGAAGGAGTCCTGAGACAACGCCTTGGGCAGGAGATCACTCTCCATGCCATGCCCTACGGCCGCCAGTTCTGGCTCAACCAGGCCTGCGTGTCGTTTCACAGTGCCGGGCATGTGCTCGGCTCTGCCCAGATCCGCCTGTGCGTGGAAGGTGAAGTGTGGGTGGTCACCGGTGACTACAAGCGATGTGACGATCCAAGCTGTGAACCGTTTGAGCTGGTGCCGTGCGATGTGCTGATCACCGAGGCCACCTTCGGGCTGCCGATCTATGCCTGGGAGCCCGGGTACCGCGTTGCTGAACAGATTCGAGCGTGGTGGCAGGGGGAACAGGAGCATCCATCCTTGCTGTTCTGCTACTCCTTCGGAAAGGCTCAACGGTTGATGGCGGAGCTTCACGCCATCGGCGTTGAAGACGAGGTACTGCTTCACGGCGCCGTGGAAACCGTGACCCGCAGCTACCGAGAAGCCGGAATCGCCATGACGCCAAGCTGTCCAGTGAGCGCCATTTCAAGCAAAGATCCTCTTGCCGGACGCTTGATCCTTGCTCCGCCATCGGCCCATCGCTCCGCCTGGATGCGTCGGTTCCGTTCCCCCCAGACAGCCTTCGCCTCGGGCTGGATGGCTGTGCGAGGTGCACGTCGACGCCGCGGCTACGAACGTGGCTTCGTGCTCAGTGACCATGCCGACTGGCAGGGATTGATCCGCACCGTTCTCGACTCCGGAGCCAGAACGATTTACGTGACCCACGGCCAAAACGATGTGCTGTCGCGGTTTCTGAGGGAGCGCCATGGGCTCGATGCCCGCCCCCTTGAACAGCTCAGCTGA
- a CDS encoding TPM domain-containing protein — protein MGFRRTLCRWAAVLILPLLLLLAAPVQAIDNPELLPDHPTPVIDLARIFSAKELQSLEVSLDAFEQRSGWKIRVLTQYERTPGLAVKEFWGLDERSLLMVGDPRGGNLLNFNVGDAFFALMPRTWWVELQTRYGNQYYVRDHGEDGSLIAAIDAVELCLDRGGCQVVPGLPTEQWLWTLSTSVLGGLIAGFAAYPRKEGERVAWAWLLLLSPLWIMLFGVFGIAPVVTRTSELLPLLRNAMGFIGGAVGAYLIAQATVGRRLSESND, from the coding sequence ATGGGCTTCCGCCGAACACTCTGTCGCTGGGCGGCAGTTCTAATCCTTCCTCTGCTGCTTCTGCTTGCAGCACCCGTACAGGCCATCGACAACCCTGAACTGCTTCCGGATCACCCGACCCCTGTGATTGATCTGGCCAGAATTTTCAGTGCAAAGGAACTGCAATCGCTAGAAGTGTCATTGGATGCCTTCGAGCAACGCAGCGGCTGGAAGATCAGGGTTCTGACCCAATACGAACGCACCCCAGGATTGGCTGTGAAGGAATTCTGGGGGCTCGATGAACGCAGCTTGCTGATGGTGGGGGATCCCCGCGGCGGCAATCTGCTCAATTTCAACGTGGGCGACGCGTTCTTCGCCCTGATGCCCCGCACTTGGTGGGTCGAGTTGCAAACGCGCTATGGAAATCAGTACTACGTGCGTGACCATGGCGAGGATGGATCGCTCATCGCCGCGATTGATGCTGTGGAACTCTGTCTTGACCGCGGTGGTTGCCAGGTGGTTCCCGGTCTTCCCACCGAGCAATGGCTCTGGACACTCAGCACCTCAGTACTCGGAGGCTTGATCGCCGGCTTTGCGGCCTATCCACGCAAGGAGGGGGAGCGTGTGGCGTGGGCGTGGTTACTGCTCCTTTCTCCTCTCTGGATCATGCTGTTTGGGGTCTTCGGGATCGCTCCGGTCGTGACACGCACCAGTGAGCTCCTACCTCTCCTCCGCAACGCTATGGGATTCATCGGAGGGGCGGTTGGTGCGTATTTAATCGCGCAAGCAACGGTGGGCCGACGTTTGAGTGAATCAAACGATTAA
- a CDS encoding 5-(carboxyamino)imidazole ribonucleotide synthase, translating to MGSADGAIGVIGGGQLARMLSEAASLRGIDVLVQTSSEDDCAVAASSRLVKALPTDQDATRELARDCSGITFENEWVSVDALMPLERQGVSFVPSLASLVPLVNKLSQRRLLDDLSIPSPRWICLAEINPGSPALPPGWNFPVMAKAASGGYDGKGTQIIGNLNDLAHLMRNVRAQDWLLEAWVRFERELALVVSRDRHGRIRHLPMVETQQKNQICDWVLAPAEAEPLLEATAYNIAASLLTRLGYVGVMALEFFYGPEGLFVNEIAPRTHNSGHFSIEACSSSQFDQQLCITAGLPVPSTELVVEGAFMVNLLGLPEAEAGDGHSDLNERLGKLRAIPNAHVHWYGKQELPGRKVGHVTVVLHEHNAGSRRQTAMTILRQIREVWPNPLN from the coding sequence ATGGGCAGCGCTGACGGCGCAATCGGTGTGATTGGGGGCGGGCAGCTGGCCCGCATGCTGTCGGAGGCGGCTTCTCTCCGCGGCATTGATGTGTTGGTTCAAACCTCGTCCGAGGACGATTGCGCCGTTGCTGCATCCAGCCGATTGGTGAAGGCTTTGCCGACCGACCAGGACGCCACCCGAGAACTGGCTCGCGATTGCAGTGGCATCACCTTCGAGAATGAATGGGTGTCGGTGGACGCCCTGATGCCTCTGGAACGTCAGGGTGTCAGCTTTGTTCCTTCGCTGGCCAGCTTGGTTCCCCTCGTCAACAAACTCTCCCAGCGCCGACTTCTCGACGATCTCTCCATTCCCAGCCCTCGATGGATCTGTCTGGCTGAGATCAACCCAGGCTCGCCAGCTCTGCCTCCTGGCTGGAACTTCCCCGTCATGGCCAAGGCTGCGTCCGGTGGGTACGACGGAAAGGGCACGCAAATCATTGGCAATCTCAATGATCTGGCCCATCTCATGCGCAATGTCCGAGCACAGGACTGGTTGCTCGAGGCATGGGTCCGCTTTGAACGGGAGCTGGCTCTCGTAGTCAGTCGCGATCGACATGGTCGTATCCGCCATCTGCCAATGGTGGAAACCCAACAGAAGAATCAGATCTGTGACTGGGTTCTCGCCCCTGCCGAAGCGGAACCCCTGCTGGAAGCAACCGCTTACAACATCGCGGCCTCCCTGCTGACGCGCCTGGGATATGTGGGTGTGATGGCTCTGGAATTTTTCTACGGACCGGAAGGTTTGTTCGTGAACGAAATCGCTCCGCGCACCCATAACTCCGGTCATTTTTCCATCGAAGCCTGTTCCAGCAGTCAGTTCGATCAGCAGCTCTGCATCACGGCAGGGCTACCCGTTCCTTCAACAGAGCTCGTGGTGGAGGGCGCTTTTATGGTCAACCTTCTTGGCTTGCCAGAAGCTGAGGCAGGTGATGGCCACTCAGACCTCAACGAACGTCTTGGCAAGCTTCGTGCGATACCCAATGCCCACGTGCATTGGTATGGAAAGCAGGAACTGCCTGGCCGCAAAGTGGGTCACGTCACCGTTGTGCTGCATGAGCACAACGCAGGGTCCCGTCGCCAGACAGCGATGACCATCCTCCGCCAAATCCGAGAAGTGTGGCCGAATCCTCTAAATTGA